tgttACTGTCTTATGTGCCACTTTATGTAGATCAGCATTATTCAATATTTTATAGTCGTGTTCCttaatttttttgtgtgtttttgtttaaatttcCTAGTAAAAACAACTTTTTTAAGGTGGACAGCACTGATTTTTTACACatacaaatatttttttaaagaAAGCTGCATGGCTACACAAAATTTAATGACATTTATTTACCAAATTAAATTTCAAACTTATTTAAAAAATTCAATTgtaaataaattttaattatttaacaTATTTTTTGCTGTATTTCCTTAGCCCATGCAATTTAAAACTATCCTAAACActaatattaaatattaaattttataaatAACACAtccccacaaaaaaaaagtgtcGTGCGCGACTGACCAGAGTATCCTATCCCTATGTATTTCGGTGCCCTGAACACGAATCCAAGGTCAGATTTGCTCCATCCCGGCAGGTTTTTTTCTAGCCTCAAAAAACTAATTTGGTCAAAACATGGTGGAAACTCATTTGAAAAATTTATCGGATTTGCTTGAAACTCGTCAATGGGGGGCTTTTGGGGTCGCTGATTACGAATTTGATGTCAGTTTTCTTGTTTCGAGATGTATCGAGTTCTTTTCTCTTCAAAAGATCTATTTAAAAGGGAAAGATCTAGATGCAAGGCCGGAGAATTATTCGTTTTAAGTAAGTCCGGTCTTATTGGATCCGCCATTTTGAATTTTTGAAAACtgaatttaaatttttaactaTTGCCTTCGGTCAGACGCGCACGACACTTTTTTTGTGAGGATGTGTAATTTATACAGAATGTTTTGGAATATCCGCTTTGGCAATCATGCCTTTATAAAGCCCGGACCTGATTCCGTTTCTATACAAAAACAACGACACTCACATACTTAGGACCATTTACCGTAAGTTCATTTACACTTCCATACATACAAACATAACCAGAAACTACCTTACTAAAAAGACGCGACTGTGAACGAGTAGAAAAATAACGAAGgaaaaaagaaatcaaatgaAAAACTAACCGTTTAAAATCTTTTCCAAACATTTCATTACACTTACAATTAAAACTAAGTATAAAAGTGTGTCGAAAACTGAATGTAAAGCAAACTATTGTGTGGTTATATACCGTAGATAAGCATTAAATATTATCTGATTTGTAATTATAATGTGGAATTCATTAAACAAAGCTCAACTGGAATTAAACTTGAGCTTTTTTCAATGAACTCTCCCAAACAAATTGTcatttcaaaaaaaaaatatctaaAAGAAAAACAATTGGTAAATTTGCAATGGAAATATCGCACAGCCGTCCAAAAGAGagcaaaaatatttgaaaattaaaaaaaaataccttTCAACATATCAAAAAGAAATTCATTATTAAATATTGAGTTTTTGAAATGACAACTTTTAGAATAACAACGATATCAACGAGACAATTTGAATTGCCAAAATTAAATACTTTAATATGTACTAAATTTAGCTATGAATGATAGATTATGAATTATGATTAAGATAAAGTATGATGACGAATGGTGGTGTATGTCTTTGTCTGCCACTTGAATGACTTTTGGATGATTCTGAATCTATTGAAGATGAGCCTCAGCCTGAGCTGAGCGAAGGCCGCCGCCGAGAGGATCTTGCACATTATGGCTGTGGTAAACAAAATGTAAGTGATGCATAgaatttttaaattaaatttatcaAAATAAGTTAGttacaaaaacaaacaaccgATAAAAACCTGCGCACAAGCGTCCCAcacatacaaaatattttgctAATAATCatatttcttttttctttgcaCATATTTTTCACAGGTGTTTTGATTAAGTATGACTTGATGAGTACTTGAGATGATAAATGATGCTTGTGCGTGCGTTGTATGAGGAAGAATTGATGATGAGAATTATGTGATGATTGACAAATGGTTGTTATGCAAAAGTAGTGTTGGGAAAGAGAAATAGTTTCGAGTGAATGGATGGTACATCACACCCAGTACTAGAGAAGCACTCATCTAGCACAAATTTCTAACTTTTATACATTACATATTAAATCTACATGCCTGTGCATATGCATAGATCTATTATAATGTAAGAACGTGTGTGCCCGTAACTGTGACTGAGTATTTCTGTATGTTATCATtccaaaaacgaaaaaaacaacaaaaaaaaacccaaaaaccgaaacctcTTCAGAATTTCAAGAAGCTtgtaaaattttaattttcccTCATTAGGCTTAAAACATATAAGCTAGGATAAGGGTTAAATGAGGGTTAAGATGCCAGGCTGCTccaatttttttgtttggagAATGGACACTTTAGCCGTTTTATTAAATGTGTGAATAGGGTGTAGGTCGCGTCGTCTGTTCTACAAAAAAATGCCAATTGTGCTACAACTATAACTGTAAACATTGCCTGTGATTTGATAAACTGTGTATGTTAagaatgtgtgtgtgcatgttcGTGTGCGTGTACGGGTATGATATTGTGTGCAAGTATTGAAGTAAATAAAAAAAGCACCACGCGCAGCAGAGCAAAGTGAAATGTAAagaaattatgatatttttaaTGTAAAAACATAAACTAATACTAATAAACTGTACACAACGGTAATTgtaaacgaaacgaaaacaaaaaaaaaataaattgaaaaCGTAACATATGGTACTGATTTTATACTGAGAACTGAGACTTACTATTTATACAAATACGAAACGAAACACTTACTTAAGGACTTACAATGAATTACTTTACCCAGGACTATGCGACATATACAGAACGTACTACTACATACTACAAATAACGATGAAATTATAAAAGGTATGGACAACAGGCAAAAACAGCCAAGGAAAATTGAAAGGCGCCTACGAACCATTTGGAAAATGTGGATTTCGTCTTCAAGGTATGATAAGCAAAAGAGTTGCATTTTACATAGCATTCGTTGCATCACTTTTTTTTGGTCCGTTTGGCCTATTGTCCATAACCTCTGTTTCACAGCAATTTCCCAGCGGGCGGATTTTAATGAAACTGCCTGCAGCCCAAAACCAAATCAAACTAGTGAAATTTACAtgaaacatacatacataaccACTTATGCATTACATATAcattacatacatatgagCATTATAATAAATGAATtgtattaaatatatatatgacGATATATATTTAAACGAAACTAAGAGAAATCGAACTACTGGTAACGCTGACGCGCGGTGCTTTTTAGAGAATATTTCTGTGCTAATTCTGTATGCTAGTATAGCGAATAAGTAGGaacagcgagagagagcgtgTACGAAAGCGATAAACGAAAAATCGGAATTTAAACGATAAGATAGTTTCTATTAAATTATACTGTATTATCACTCCTCCTCCCCCCCCAATCCCCAATAGTTCGGCACAAACCCGTTCATGAACAAATTGTATGACTGATAGTTTGTACGCGAAAAATTTAGTAAATTTAAACTGTGTTTTGTGTGCAAGAGCGAGAATAAAAGAATTTTGAATGCAAGAGCAACAAAACAATAGTCTTTTATTTAAAACAACAATCGGCGAAATCTTGGGGCGGCTCTCAATACGGATGTTAACAATAAACGGCACTTTGAAGCTTTCAACAAGAACTGTTATACAGCAGGCTAGAGCTTTGCCCGATCTGGCAACGTCAGCACTCCCGACTCCAACAATCTTTTCAGTTCTTCGGGTTTCAACTCCAGATCCCCTATCAGTTCTTCCTGCTTTGTGCTCTCTGCCTTGGGCAGCTTTCCAGGAGTACGACTCAGTCGTGGCGCTGGACGCGGTGCCACTGCATCACCGAGCAGCCCGAAGGATTGCCGCTCCTTATTGTGGGCATGTTGGTGGACTTTTGTATAGTCCAGCACGGGATAAACGCAAGCATCTATGTCTTCAAAGATCTTCGACCATTGCGCCTGGGTTTTTGTTAGAAATGCTTCCGTTAACAGCCGCCTGCCCCGCTCTTGATGCTCGTCTCCGAACTGCGGCAGATCCTCGGGCAGTTCCAATCGCTGCCTGAGAAGCTCAAAGAACTGCGGCTCCAGCGCGCCCACAGACATGTAGAGACCGTCCTTTGTTTCGTAGTTATCGTAGAAATATGCCCCGCCATCGAGGATGTTATCGCCACGCTGCTTTCCCCAAATATGAAGATCCCGCGACAGGAACAACCAGCTGGCCACATAGGCAGCTCCTTCGACCATGGCCGCATCCACGACCTGGCCACGCCCAGAGTTATGGCGCTCCAGCAGGGCCAGGCAAATGCCCAGGGCACACATCACACTGCCGCCCGCGAAGTCGGCCAAAAGATTAATCGGTGCGGTGGGCTTCTCGTGTCTGCGTCCCAGCATGGACAGAACGCCCGAAATGGCTGCATAGTTGAGATCGTGACCAGCGCGTGCCGCCAAACGTCCCTGCTGGCCAAATCCCGTCAGTCGGGCATAGATCAAACGCGGATTCTCTCCGCACAACTCGGCGGGAGCCAAGTGGAGCTTCTCCATGACGCCCGGTCGAAAGGGTTCGATGAGTACATCGCTTTTCTTGGCCAGGCGGCGCACCAGCTGCTGCCCCTCAGGATCTTTCATATTAACGCACATTTTGCGCTTGCCATGTTGCAGTACATCCAACTGATTATCGAggatctttaaaaatgttaaGATGTAGAAAGATCAATGATCGAATTGGAGTGTTTACCTTGTCAATGCGGGTGACGGTAGCCCCAAAATCGGTCAGGATTTTGCCACAGAGTGGACCAGGGGCTAGGCCAACGAATTCCAAGACTTTGATGCCTTTCAGCGGCATTTTTTAAAGGCTACAAATCTTAATTCAAGCAAACAAGTTGATTGCACTTTGGACGCCATTACAATAGTGCTGCCAACTTGGCCTTTTAAAATCTAATAATTGCATATGAATTGTAgtatatttaaaaattaaaattaaatgttACTGTCTTATGTGCCACTTTATGTAGATCAGCATTATTCAATATTTTATAGTCGTGTTCCttaatttttttgtgtgtttttgtttaaatttcCTAGTAAAAACAACTTTTTTAAGGTGGACAGCACTGATTTTTTACACatacaaatatttttttaaagaAAGCTGCATGGCTACAAAAAATTTAATGACATTTATTTACCAAATTAAATTTCAAACTTATTTAAAAAATTCAATTgtaaataaattttaattatttaacaTATTTTTTGCTGTATTTCCTTAGCCCATGCAATTTAAAACTATCCTAAACActaatattaaatattaaattttataaatAACACAtccccacaaaaaaaaagtgtcGTGCGCGACTGACCAGAGTATCCTATCCCTATGTATTTCGGTGCCCTGAACACGAATCCAAGGTCAGATTTGCTCCATCCCGGCAGGTTTTTTTCTAGCCTCAAAAAACTAATTTGGTCAAAACATGGTGGAAACTCATTTGAAAAATTTATCGGATTTGCTTGAAACTCGTCAATGGGGGCTTTTGGGGTCGCTGATTACGAATTTGATGTCAGTTTTCTTGTTTCGAGATGTATCGAGTTCTTTTCTCTTCAAAAGATCTATTTAAAAGGGAAAGATCTAGATGCAAGGCCGGAGAATTATTCGTTTTAAGTAAGTCCGGTCTTATTGGATCCGCCATTTTGAATTTTTGAAAACtgaatttaaatttttaactaTTGCCTTCGGTCAGACGCGCACGACACTTTTTTTGTGAGGATGTGTAATTTATACAGAATGTTTTGGAATATCCGCTTTGGCAATCATGCCTTTATAAAGCCCGGACCTGATTCCGTTTCTATACAAAAACAACGACACTCACATACTTAGGACCATTTACCGTAAGTTCATTTACACTTCCATACATAC
The sequence above is a segment of the Drosophila miranda strain MSH22 chromosome 4, D.miranda_PacBio2.1, whole genome shotgun sequence genome. Coding sequences within it:
- the LOC117189079 gene encoding alpha-methylacyl-CoA racemase-like, whose translation is MPLKGIKVLEFVGLAPGPLCGKILTDFGATVTRIDKILDNQLDVLQHGKRKMCVNMKDPEGQQLVRRLAKKSDVLIEPFRPGVMEKLHLAPAELCGENPRLIYARLTGFGQQGRLAARAGHDLNYAAISGVLSMLGRRHEKPTAPINLLADFAGGSVMCALGICLALLERHNSGRGQVVDAAMVEGAAYVASWLFLSRDLHIWGKQRGDNILDGGAYFYDNYETKDGLYMSVGALEPQFFELLRQRLELPEDLPQFGDEHQERGRRLLTEAFLTKTQAQWSKIFEDIDACVYPVLDYTKVHQHAHNKERQSFGLLGDAVAPRPAPRLSRTPGKLPKAESTKQEELIGDLELKPEELKRLLESGVLTLPDRAKL